One region of Scophthalmus maximus strain ysfricsl-2021 chromosome 15, ASM2237912v1, whole genome shotgun sequence genomic DNA includes:
- the LOC124851022 gene encoding sec1 family domain-containing protein 1-like, whose amino-acid sequence MTSHSPAAKKGQRSLPWTFEGIISFSDFSRQDFHLNMVMMEEGAGAEPSPAGARPKKKSRKTYDLTAADRFWQKHKGSPFPEVAESVQEELDTYRAQEDEVKRLKSIMGLEGEDEGAISMSDNRAKLTSAVSSLPELLEKKRLIDLHTNVATAVLDHIKSRKLDVYFEYEEKLMSKATLDKSLLDIISDPDAGTPEDKMRLFLIYYISAQQAPSEVCWSGPRWIQFRTPSGDDQIICSQAEFIPWFHFIFHICKKKKST is encoded by the exons ATGACGAGTCACTCTCCTGCTGCTAaaaagggtcagaggtcattacCCTGGACGTTTGAAggaatcatttctttttctgatttctCTCGACAGGACTTCCACCTGAACatggtgatgatggaggagggtgCGGGGGCAGAGCCTTCACCGGCCGGCGCCAgaccaaagaagaagagcaggaagacCTACGACCTGACGGCGGCCGACAGGTTCTGGCAGAAGCACAAGGGCAG TCCCTTCCCTGAGGTGGCCGAGTCGGttcaggaggagctggacaCGTACAGAGCTCAGGAGGACGAGGTCAAACGCCTGAAGAGCATCAtg GGTTtggagggggaggatgaaggAGCCATCAGCATGTCAGACAACAGAGCCAAGCTCACGTCTGCCGTCAG CTCTCTGCCTGAGCTGCTTGAGAAGAAGCGGCTGATCGACCTGCACACCAATGTTGCCACGGCCGTCCTCGACCACATCAAG AGTCGAAAATTAGACGTTTACTTTGAGTATGAAGAGAAACTGATGAGCAAGGCGACTTTAGACAAATCGCTGCTCGATATCATCAGTGACCCAGACg CCGGGACGCCAGAAGACAAAATGAGACTGTTCCTCATCTACTACATCAGCGCTCAGCAGGCTCCTTCAGAG gtgtgttggtcTGGACCGAGGTGGATTCAGTTCAGGACCCCGTCGGGAGATGATCAAATCATCTGTTCTCAGGCTGAGTTCATTCCCTGGTTTcacttcatatttcatatttgtaaaaaaaaaaaatctacttag
- the LOC118286490 gene encoding alpha-tectorin-like encodes MLLVLVYLAALSPLAAAVNFGTTAELDFSDCPVAHYGQVYTTVYVNIISTTAAVCFKGPYPATADNDCVLMTGKTVVRGSNIIGQSVSDTGSSWHNSLQGLTGSSTCYANMAFFNGQNLYEFAIQFRQFGTQSALYIGVYTTGDLSVDVMVGGVSVDTYGVSSNIFKFSIACIKSGVYYGVNELVCNPDGSSVSCSAEGNLTFSPCGVLCPCPTCTVIGSTVVNFLNYVVSVPDRCAYTLLSESGVELLAVFRDRRRKDFSLLDKVILRLDGPGVNITLGPGLRLQVDDAPLSLGSLPLSLHGVDVSKNQTGVTATFLLSNYTTSVFFDGSTAQIHKTGSSNDTIPGLCYSSGGSSDEVLPEFSSSSCEEQFPEPADGTINCTTVTERCELLYEAPFTSCHNLTDPDSFIGACINTLCTYPAVDGLSHCQFLEAYVKACDFQTGDSLEGWRSEVGCSPPRASCQDVLCSDHEFCVEDVSGGTICACRAIFASEYRSTGALGEPTVCDGSSASVTLVGCLLEEKGIDYSELHLNNQSCRGQKDNVSHMVTFGFDVNNTCGMEVEHNNSQMIYKNSIMMSNSSDIITRHDIFNLDFSCFYQQPDIKTMSFRIKDSSVIQQIVSGPWNYTLTMKTFSDAGRTRAIEPSTELRLKQSVWVELKTDGLDDKLVAVVTDSCWATDLPLANSSLRYDLIVSGCSNTADQTVKVMGNGLGTSNYFSFNMFEFSGKSDVVYLHCKLNLCAKKGNTCAPSCGGKRRRRSARSQYEDGSSAFITMAWTN; translated from the exons atgctcctggtcctggtctacCTGGCTGCTCTCAGCCCGCTGGCTGCTGCAG TGAATTTTGGAACAACTGCTGAACTAGACTTCAGCGATTGTCCCGTCGCTCACTATGGACAAGTTTACACCACAGTTTAC GTGAACATCATATCAACCACTGCCGCAGTTTGTTTCAAAGGCCCCTACCCTGCTACTGCAGACAACGACTGTGTGTTGATGACAGGCAAGACTGTAGTTAGAGGTTCAAATATCATTGGTCAAAGTGTTTCTGATACTGGATCAAGTTGGCACAATTCTCTACAAGGTCTCACTGGTTCCTCAACATGCTATGCAAACATGGCATTTTTTAACGGTCAAAATTTATATGAG TTTGCAATTCAGTTTCGCCAGTTTGGGACACAATCAGCTCTTTATATTGGTGTATACACCACAGGAGATTTG AGTGTCGACGTGATGGTCGGTGGTGTTTCAGTGGACACGTACGGTGTCAGTTCAAATATCTTTAAATTCTCTATTGCCTGCATAAAGTCAG GTGTTTACTATGGAGTGAATGAGTTGGTCTGTAATCCAGATGGTTCCAGTGTGAGCTGTAGTGCAGAAGGAAacctcactttctctccttgtGGAGTTCTGTGCCC GTGTCCCACGTGCACCGTGATCGGCTCCACTGTCGTCAACTTCTTGAACTATGTCGTCTCTGTCCCGGATCGCTGTGCTTACACTCTGTTGTCAGAGTCGGGCGTCGAGCTGCTGGCCGTCTTCCGGGACCGACGCCGTAAAGACTTCAGTCTGTTGGACAAAGTGATCCTGCGTTTGGACGGGCCGGGTGTCAACATCACCCTGGGACCAGGCCTGAGGCTTCAG GTGGACGACGCGCCGCTGAGCCTCGGCAGCTTGCCTCTGTCTCTTCACGGTGTGGACGTCTCCAAGAACCAGACCGGAGTCACCGCCACGTTCCTCCTCTCCAACTACACCACCTCTGTCTTCTTCGATGGCTCCACCGCACAGATCCACAAGACAG GCTCATCTAATGACACCATCCCAGGTTTATGTTATTCCTCCGGCGGATCTTCTGATGAAGTGCTTCCTGAGTTCAGCTCCAGCAG CTGTGAAGAGCAGTTCCCTGAACCTGCTGACGGGACCATCAACTGCACCACAGTGACTGAGCG CTGTGAACTCCTGTATGAGGCGCCCTTCACCTCCTGCCACAACCTCACCGACCCAGATTCCTTCATCGGCGCCTGCATCAACACTCTGTGCACATATCCGGCCGTGGACGGCCTCAGTCACTGCCAGTTCCTGGAGGCTTACGTCAAAGCCTGCGACTTCCAGACCGGCGACTCGCTGGAGGGctggaggtcggaggtcggcTGCT CGCCGCCCCGGGCCTCCTGTCAGGACGTCCTCTGCAGTGACCACGAGTTCTGTGTCGAGGACGTCAGCGGAGGAACCATATGCGCCTGTCGGGCCATTTTCGCCTCCGAGTACAGATCAACAGGAGCTTTAG GCGAGCCGACGGTCTGCGACGGCAGCTCAGCGTCAGTGACCCTGGTCGGTTGTCTCCTGGAGGAAAAAGGCATCGACTACTCTGAGTTACACCTCAAcaaccagagctgcagaggtcagaaGGACAACGTGAGCCACATGGTGACGTTCGGCTTCGACGTCAACAACACCTGTGGGATGGAGGTCGAG cacaacaacagcCAAATGATTTACAAGAACTCCATCATGATGAGCAacagctctgacatcatcactcgCCACGACATATTCAACCTCGACTTCTCCTGCTTCTACCAGCAGCCGGACATCAAGACCATGAGCTTCAGGATCAAAGACAG ctctgtgatcCAGCAGATTGTATCTGGACCTTGGAACTACACTCTGACCATGAAGACCTTCAGTGACGCCGGCCGCACACGAGCCATCGAGCCGAGCACTGAGCTCCGGCTGAAGCAGAGCGTGTGGGTGGAGCTGAAGACAGACGGGCTGGACGACAAACTGGTCGCCGTGGTGACCGACTCCTGCTGGGCGACAGACCTGCCGTTGGCCAACTCCAGTCTGAGATACGACCTGATTGTTAGCGG CTGTTCGAACACCGCTGACCAGACGGTGAAGGTGATGGGCAACGGACTGGGAACGTCCAACTACTTCTCCTTCAACATGTTCGAGTTCTCTGGGAAGAGCGATGTTGTCTACCTGCACTGCAAACTGAACCTGTGTGCGAAGAAGGGCAACACCTGCGCCCCG agctgcggagggaagagacgacGCAGATCTGCCAGGTCTCAATATGAAGATGGAAGCTCCGCCTTCATCACCATGGCCTGGACCAATTAG